AGGCGCGGTTGGTGATGATGCGAATTCGCACTTCGTTATTCCAGTCCTCacatgtcgtcgtcgtcgtcatcgtcgccccgcTTCTTCCGCCCGAACATGCCGCCCCAGCCCCCGCTCTTCTTTTGCTCGTTGTCCTCATCCCCGATCCGTTTCTTCTTCTTGAACCCGAACATCGTCGTCTTCTTCGCACCCGCCTTTTCCAAAATCAGCTTCAGGTACTGCGACTCGTTCTTCTCGTACTGCCGTATGGCAATCTTGAGATCCTCGGACGTCTTGAGGGTGATGTGGTGCTTATCTTCGTCCTCGAACTTGATGACGTACGTCTCGATGAACACCTTGCCCACCGCGATGATGAGCTCTTCGTAGCTCACGTCTGGGTCCAGCTCGAGGAACCTgatgtcctcctcgaggaagAGCTTGACCGCGACCCTGTTCTCGTCCATCTTCTCGGGCGGTTCGAAGGTTTTCAGCCGGTCGATCTCGTCCATCATCTCCTGGATGTCCTGGTTCAGGcgctcgatctcctcctccgccttgagccTGAGTTCCTCCTTGGTGCTGACCGCCTTTTGGAGAGATTGCCGGAGCTTCTGCTCAGCCTCCAGCTGCTTGATGAGGTGCTCGCGCTGCTTGCGCTCGGACTCAAAGTCGGAGAGGATGTGTAGGCGAGACTTACGCTCCGCTTCGAGCTGCTTTTGCAGCGCCGCCTTGTCCctgccctcggcggcgagctggtCCTGCAGCTGCTTCACCTGCTTCTCACCCTGCACCATCTTCTCCTGGGTCTCCTTGTGCGCgcgcttctccgcctcgagcttctcgTTGGTGTCGCCGTGGGACTTGGCCTCGTTGTCCAGCTCGGACCTGAGCTGCTCGATGGAGTTcaggcgcgcctcgagctgcgtGAGGAGGTCCTGTCGGCTGCGGCTGAACTGCGACTGCAGCGCGGTTTGCTGTCGCCGCATGTCCTCGATCTGCCGCATCATGGAccggcgctcctcctccgccgcgagcagctgCTGCTCCTGCttcgcgcggctcgcctcGCTCTGCTGCAGCAGCGACTGCAGCGAGTCGATGTCGGATCTGCTCCGGCTGAACTGGTGCTGCAGCGCCTCGCGGTTCTGCCCCTCCCCTTCGAGCTGAGTCCGGAGCGATATTCGCTGCGActcctcctccagcagctgctgctgcatctcctgacgcgcgcgctcctcagcctcgagcagctcctGCAGGTTACGACGCGatcgttcctcctcctcgagctgagCCTCGACGTCCATGCGAAGcttcttctcggcgtcgaggcgttccTCAAAgtccacctcgacgcccaACTTTCGGTACACCTCGCTCTCCTCCGGCATGCGCCGCCAGTTCCGAACCGAGTCCTCGATCCACCGGTGGTTCACGATCTCCAGCATTTGCCCCTCCAGCTTGAACAGCAGCGCCTTCGCGTACACCTCGGACTCGGCCCGGTAGCATATGAGGTGCGTGGTCTTTTTGGTAAAGTTTTGGTTAAACGTGGCGCCAGCCGCCTCAATCAGCTCGCGGATGTCGTTGCGAATGGGCCCCTTGTACCCCGCGATGGAGACGACCGCCTGCTCCATCCCCGGCACGCCGTTCTCATCCCGGATGGGCTGGTAGAGCACCTTGTCCGTGTGCGGCaccacgcgtcgcgcggtgaGGCAATCCTCGAGCCACGCGTAGGACACGACGATCTTCCCATCGATCGCCGCCTGCTTGTAGTCCTGCCCCTGCTGGTACGGCGTCATGAGGTGGGTACAGTCCGGGGTGTACCTCTcgcgcaccctcgcgccgagcaTCTGCAGCTCGTTGCGGATGGCGTTCGTGTCCGCGGGCGAGTAGTtcacgaccgccgcggtcacgCCCTCGAAGTACACGAGCATCTCCTCCATCCCGGCGAAGTACTCGGGCCTGACGTCgggatcgcctccgccgtcgaagAACTCGGCGGGATGGAGCTCatcagcgccaccgccgaggccgccagGTGGCGggccgccgtagccgccgccgggcgcgccgaagtTGCTGCGATACGGAGTCGGCGTTGGGGTCGGTGACGGGGTGAGGGGAGGGGCGAAGGACGGTTTTCGTTTGAAACCCGAGACGGCATGCGGgcgcccgaggaggcggggaagggcgcgggcgtaCCTCTGCGGGGTGGCTGCGTAGTCCTGTGGACCGCCGTAGGGGGTGTAGCCCCCGGAACCGGGCCCGGGGCCCGGGGGATAGTCTGGATAGCCGGACATGGTGGCGTGTAGAGTGCGCGACTCCTCACTCGGCACCCAACGGAAAGTTTCACTCGGCGGTGGGAACAGGGTGCGGTGACTCACCCCGACCGTCCAATTTTCCCAACACCCACTCCAcctgggcgcggcgctctgTGGCAGTCGGCGCTAGCTCCGTCATGACAAAGTTCAGCGTCATCGTCCCCACGTACAACGAGCGGAGGAACATCGGCATCCTctacctcctcctccgcaaGGCTTTCGAGGACCCGCGGTGCGCCGATGACGATTTCGAGGTCATCGTCGTGGACGACAACTCCCCGGACGGCACGCAGGATGTGGTCAAGGCGTTGGCGAAAGAatacgacgacgatcggCTGTTACTCCGCCCGCGGCCGGGCAAGCTGGGTTTGGGCACGGCGTACGTTCACGGCCTGGCGCACGCCACGGGCGAGTTCGTCGTCATAATGGACGCGGACCTCAGCcatcacccgcgcgcgatcccggAGTTCATCGCGAAACAGCGGGAGGGAAATTTCGACGTGGTCACCGGGACGAGGTACgtgccgggcggcggggttcaCGGTTGGGACACGCGGCGGAAGCTGACGTCGAGGGTGGCGAACTACCTGGCGCACGTGCTTCTGAACCCCGGGGTGTCGGACCTGACGGGATCGTTCCGACTGTACCGCAAGAGCATGCTGGAGGACCTGGTCAAGAAAGTTGTGAGCAAAGGGTACGTTTTCCAGATGGAGATCATCGTGCGGTgcaggcgcgcggggctgaGCGTGGCGGAGGTGCCGATCACGTTCGTGGACAGGGTATACGGCAGCAGCAAGCTGGGAGGCGCCGAAATCGTGGGGTACCTCAAGGGCCTGCTCTGGCTGTTCGCGACGATGTAGATTCCGTTTTATATGAGGTAGGGCGAATCGCTTTTGGAATATTACGAGAGCATCAACGaacgagtcgtcgtcgcgccggaaAGTCACCTTCGGCCGTAGGGCGCGTGCCTATCGCGGCTGTCGCGTCGGTAcctgtccctgtccctgtcgTCGTACCTGTCCCTGGATCGCGAGCGGTCGCGGCCCCGGTGCCGCCCGTCCCGGCTCCAGTCGCGGTGTCGACGATCCCTTCGGTCCGGGCTGCGgtcccagccgccgccgcccccgccccgacgATACCCGTCCCGACGGTCccagccgccgtcgcggtatCCCCTGTCGCGACCCTcctgcggcgcggcgatctcgccttcctcctcgtcgttcggcggcggcgcgagttCCGGTTCGTCCTTTAagagctcctcgagcctcTCGCGTTGCGCGCGAATCTCCGTCCAACCCGCGTGCATCTGCCCGCCGAGGTGGTTCTGGTTGTTGAGTTCGTCCCTGACGCTGGTGATGGAGCAGCACACCTCGCAGACGTGTTGCTCGCCGAACATGGTGCCGGTCACCTTCACCTTGGCCAGAGCGAGgttctcctccgcctgtTTCGCCGCAGTCGCCTCCAGCTGGAGCTTcagcttcttcttctcctcggctTCGGCTAACGATCTCTCTGCGGTTtccacgtcgccctcgtcgccggcctcCTCTGCCTTGCGCACGAGCTCCGAGATCTGCTCGgtgacctcggcgagcgccttggcggtgACCTCGTTTGGAGGGGCCTTatccgcagccttggcggccgccgcagccttctgctcgagctcgacccTCTCCTTGGTGGATCGTACTTTGTCGTCCATGCTCTTTACGAGGATCCGAAGCTCCCTGAGCAGCCGACGCTCGAGCCCCCGACGCTTGGTTCCCGGTTCCGACGGGTTTTCCTTCTGATAATCCGCACGAATGGGCTCGGAGTGGACCTTTGCGCACGGTGCCAGGTCGGAGCGCTTCTGCGACGCGTGAAACAGCGCGTTCGGGCAGCAACCCGCCAGGTACATCTGGCAGACGTCCTGTTCCTCCcacgcgggtcgcgcggtggCCTTCTCGGTCTCGGTCATGTTGCGCGTCGACCCCATGAGCTggtcgagcagcgcggcggggtcgttGGGGTCCACCTGCTTTTGCGACCTGTTGCCCCAACCCATGGCTGCGACGTCGTGTTGCGTGGCGGTGCGATCTGAAGTGTGGCGCGCAGGGTACCCTAAAAAATAATTCGGCGCCCGAAGCGGCGAAGCAGCGCACGTGGTTGTTAGTTTCgagggcgcgatgacgactCCGCTGAGGACGGTGTTCATCAACCACGGGGGCGGGCCGTGCTTTTTCATGCCggacggcgcgatgggcCCGCCCGGAGCGTGGAACTCCATGGCCAGCCATCTCAAAGCGCTCGTCCCTTCCGTCTGTCCGAAgaagcccgccgcggtgctcgtgaTCAGCGCCCACTGGGAGACGGAGGAGCCCACGGTTCTGAGCTGCGCGAACCCCCCGCTGCTGTACGACTACTACGGTTTCCCCCCGGAGACGTACGAGCTGAAGTGGCCGGCGCCCGGGgacccggcgctggcggcgagggtgcgcgagctgctcgaggctGGCGGGTTCAAgaccggcgaggacgcgaagAGGGGGTTCGATCACGGGGTCTTCATCCCCCTGAAGCTGTCGTTcccggacgcggacgtgcccACCGTGCAGCTCTCGCTCGTCGTGGGGTTGGACCCGGAGAAACACCTCGCCATGGGCAGGGCCCTCGCTCcgctgcgcggcgagaaCGTCCTCATCATCGGCTCCGGGCAATCGTTCCACAACATGTCGGGATTCTTCGGCGGAGGCTTCgaggagccggcgcgggagTTCGACCGGTGGCTCAACGAGACGTGCGTCGGGGTGGAACCGCGTCAACGGTCGGAACGGCTCAGGAActggaccgccgcgccgagcgcgagggcggtgcacccgcgggaggagcacctcgcgccgctcttcgtcgcggcgggggcggcggaggacgaacCGGGCGAGCGGGTGTTCGCCGATGACGTGTTGAATCTCGCCATGTCCGGGTTCGCGTtcggggcgacgagcgagtGCGTCGCTCCTTAGGATCCTTAGCTCCTTCCGTCGTGTCGCTATATCGTagagctagctagctagtagaGCGAGTCCGTCAGTTCGCGACCTCGCCCGTCAGTTCGCGACCTCGTCCGTCAGTTCGTGATCTCGTAGTCATCCTTGTTTGCGATTTTTACTTGATACCGCCGCATGCCGCTGCGGAGGCAGCAAACGCTGAGCAAGACGGTGAACACGGCGAGCCCCGCCATGAAGAACCAGTACCCCTGCGCGGTCGACCCCTTGCTGGTttcgtccgcgacgagggtgaAGTTGATgggcgcgatgaccgcgccgagcgcgtagccgatgagcgcgttgCCCCGGCCGGCGCAGGTCACGCTCCCGCCGTCAGCCTCCGTCACCGAAACCGTCCTcacctcgggctcgtccgtCCGCCACACCCCGCCCGAGTGCCGCGCGCACCTGTACTCGTAAATCACCTTCTCCAACGTCTCCAACCCGGCGCCCGTGAACGGAATCGACGCGTAAATCTCCTCGTTCGACTTGAAAGAGGGACGAGATCCGTCGGCGTAGACGACGTCAATCGCGCTCGCATCCGTCATGACGCGAGTCGCCGAGGGAAGCGCCGTCCCGGTCCATCGGTACAGGAAAACGTCCGCGTGGGTCCCaacccgcgtcgcggcgacggcgacggacttTGGGAGcgagtacgtcgccgcggagacgtgcGGGGCCctgagcgacgccgcgtcagcctcgaGGTCGTCCACGTGGTATCGTCTCGACGAAATCGCGACGTGaacgtccgcgagctcggcgcccgtcTCGTTCGGCGCCTGGCCGCGTGTCACcgaaaacgccgccgccacagacccgtccagcgccttggcgacgagcgggtcgatgaccggcgcgccgtcgatcgtCGTGGGggccggaggaggcgtcgcatccgccgtGGAGTTACCGTCGGACGACAGCAGACGGCGGTGCCTCGAGCGTCGCCTCGACCCGACTCCCTTCTttgcggcgacggaggcatCGGGGCTAACCGTCGAGTTGAGCGTGGCGTTACCCGACGTacccgacggcggcttgGATCGATCGACGAGCGTCGAGTCGAGATGCACGTCGATCGCACCGctgatcgtcgccgccgccgcggacgtcacctcgacgggcgcgggtcgcgaaGACCTCGCCCGGAGCAAGCCAGTCgtggcgtcgagcccgagctccgcggtCGACTTCGACACCTCGcggggcacggcggcgacggcggcgatcgcggacaCGTACGTCGACAGCGCGTCCGGGTagatctcgacgccgcccgcggcgtcttcgatggcccgcgtcgccgccgccgccaccgcgatcatggcgccggcgcgaatttctcgcctcgcgtcgacgtcctcgctcgTTTCACCCCTCACCGTTGGGGCGCCGTtgagagcggcgacggcggcgacgaccgcggcggctcgcatCGACGGGTCCCCGACTCTCATCGCCGTCTCCAGCGCCCGTCTCGCGGCTTTGGtctcgtcccccgcgcgcgtgggccgCACGCGGACGGTTCCCTCAactcgcgcggtggcgccgagggcgtccgcggcttccgcctcggcgaaTATCCGAACAAAGTCGCTCGAGACGTTCGCTGGGAGCAAGCCCGAGACGGAGGTGGCGCTCGACCTGACGAGCAGCTtgacgtccacctcgcggccgttcgcgcccgacgcgacgtaCCCCAGCGTGTACCTCagggacccgccgccccagCCCTCGGTTTTGATTGTGAACGCGgtgtcgagcgcgtcgccctcggcgggcgtcgcggacacGACCCCTAGGTCCGGGGGTCCGACGACGGAAACTtcgccggtggacgcgaaACCGTCCGCGGATTGTCCATCCTGCCTAGCCTTGAGCGTGAAGACGTACTTCTCGCCGGGAACCAGCACGTTCTCTTTGATCGTGAGTTGCGGGGAATCAACCGGGGTGGCGAAGAGGCTTTCATCGGTGAAgtccagcggcggcgaggacgaccacGACACGCGAATCTtcccctcgcccgcgcccgtcgccctcttCACGGAACCCCTCAAgcggagcggcgcggtggaggacaCCGTGGGTGGGTCCGGGGTGGCCACGTTCACCACCGGCACGGGATCGTTcacggcggtgacgatggTGGAGAACGAGTCAGTGAGACCCGCGTTCTGGTACGTCAGCGTGAACTTGTACCGCGGTCCGATGCGAATCTtctcgcccacgccgcggacgaatTTACCCTTGGACTCGAACAACTTGTCGAGCTGATCGTCGCACGCAGACTCGCTCTCCACGCCCTGGTCGTCGACCGTCAGCTCCTTGCAGATCCACGTGAACGTCTGGTTGTTGCCCGGGGCGCCGGGTTTGCCGAGGTCCGGGtcggtcgagctcgagccgtCGAGGTCAAAGACCGAACCCTTCTGCACCGCCCTTGgacccgccccgccggcTATGTACGCCCGCACGGGG
This DNA window, taken from Micromonas commoda chromosome 2, complete sequence, encodes the following:
- a CDS encoding predicted protein, with protein sequence MSGYPDYPPGPGPGSGGYTPYGGPQDYAATPQRYARALPRLLGRPHAVSGFKRKPSFAPPLTPSPTPTPTPYRSNFGAPGGGYGGPPPGGLGGGADELHPAEFFDGGGDPDVRPEYFAGMEEMLVYFEGVTAAVVNYSPADTNAIRNELQMLGARVRERYTPDCTHLMTPYQQGQDYKQAAIDGKIVVSYAWLEDCLTARRVVPHTDKVLYQPIRDENGVPGMEQAVVSIAGYKGPIRNDIRELIEAAGATFNQNFTKKTTHLICYRAESEVYAKALLFKLEGQMLEIVNHRWIEDSVRNWRRMPEESEVYRKLGVEVDFEERLDAEKKLRMDVEAQLEEEERSRRNLQELLEAEERARQEMQQQLLEEESQRISLRTQLEGEGQNREALQHQFSRSRSDIDSLQSLLQQSEASRAKQEQQLLAAEEERRSMMRQIEDMRRQQTALQSQFSRSRQDLLTQLEARLNSIEQLRSELDNEAKSHGDTNEKLEAEKRAHKETQEKMVQGEKQVKQLQDQLAAEGRDKAALQKQLEAERKSRLHILSDFESERKQREHLIKQLEAEQKLRQSLQKAVSTKEELRLKAEEEIERLNQDIQEMMDEIDRLKTFEPPEKMDENRVAVKLFLEEDIRFLELDPDVSYEELIIAVGKVFIETYVIKFEDEDKHHITLKTSEDLKIAIRQYEKNESQYLKLILEKAEEETDRG
- a CDS encoding glycosyltransferase family 2 protein (candidate GDP-Man: dolichyl-phosphate b-mannosyltransferase), encoding MTKFSVIVPTYNERRNIGILYLLLRKAFEDPRCADDDFEVIVVDDNSPDGTQDVVKALAKEYDDDRLLLRPRPGKLGLGTAYVHGLAHATGEFVVIMDADLSHHPRAIPEFIAKQREGNFDVVTGTRYVPGGGVHGWDTRRKLTSRVANYLAHVLLNPGVSDLTGSFRLYRKSMLEDLVKKVVSKGYVFQMEIIVRCRRAGLSVAEVPITFVDRVYGSSKLGGAEIVGYLKGLLWLFATM
- a CDS encoding predicted protein is translated as MGWGNRSQKQVDPNDPAALLDQLMGSTRNMTETEKATARPAWEEQDVCQMYLAGCCPNALFHASQKRSDLAPCAKVHSEPIRADYQKENPSEPGTKRRGLERRLLRELRILVKSMDDKVRSTKERVELEQKAAAAAKAADKAPPNEVTAKALAEVTEQISELVRKAEEAGDEGDVETAERSLAEAEEKKKLKLQLEATAAKQAEENLALAKVKVTGTMFGEQHVCEVCCSITSVRDELNNQNHLGGQMHAGWTEIRAQRERLEELLKDEPELAPPPNDEEEGEIAAPQEGRDRGYRDGGWDRRDGYRRGGGGGGWDRSPDRRDRRHRDWSRDGRHRGRDRSRSRDRYDDRDRDRYRRDSRDRHAPYGRR
- the LIGB gene encoding catalytic LigB subunit OF aromatic ring-opening dioxygenase (Aromatic ring-opening dioxygenase, catalytic LigB subunit related enzyme [Amino acid transport and metabolism]); its protein translation is MTTPLRTVFINHGGGPCFFMPDGAMGPPGAWNSMASHLKALVPSVCPKKPAAVLVISAHWETEEPTVLSCANPPLLYDYYGFPPETYELKWPAPGDPALAARVRELLEAGGFKTGEDAKRGFDHGVFIPLKLSFPDADVPTVQLSLVVGLDPEKHLAMGRALAPLRGENVLIIGSGQSFHNMSGFFGGGFEEPAREFDRWLNETCVGVEPRQRSERLRNWTAAPSARAVHPREEHLAPLFVAAGAAEDEPGERVFADDVLNLAMSGFAFGATSECVAP